The proteins below come from a single Stutzerimonas stutzeri RCH2 genomic window:
- a CDS encoding cold-shock protein, which translates to MAERETGTVKWFNDAKGYGFIQRGNGADVFVHYRAIRGDGHRSLAEGQQVEFSVTQGQKGLQAEDVAGV; encoded by the coding sequence ATGGCTGAGCGCGAGACAGGAACCGTCAAATGGTTCAACGATGCAAAAGGCTACGGATTCATTCAGCGGGGTAATGGCGCCGACGTGTTCGTGCATTACCGCGCCATCCGTGGCGACGGCCACCGCTCGCTGGCCGAAGGGCAGCAGGTGGAGTTTTCGGTGACTCAGGGCCAGAAGGGCCTGCAGGCCGAAGACGTCGCCGGCGTCTGA
- a CDS encoding ABC transporter ATP-binding protein, which produces MIEISNLTKRFAQHTAVDDLSFQVQRGEVLGFLGPNGAGKSTTMKMLTGFLAPTSGTASILGHDIQTQRLQAQRQIGYLPEGAPCYGDMTVRSFLEFIAEVRGFRGADKRQRVEAAVAQVELENVLGQSIETLSKGFKRRVGLAQAILHDPKVLILDEPTDGLDPNQKHQVRQLIQGLAQDKIVIISTHILEEVSAVCTRAVVIAHGRLVADGTPLELESRSKYHQAVTLVSDGPLDDVALAALPGVAGVERNEREHSLTVLAQPGQVIFPQVNALITQQGWVVRELDVERGRLDEVFRNLTRGESL; this is translated from the coding sequence ATGATCGAAATAAGCAACCTGACCAAGCGTTTCGCCCAGCACACGGCGGTAGACGACCTGTCGTTCCAGGTCCAGCGTGGCGAGGTGCTGGGTTTCCTCGGCCCGAATGGCGCGGGAAAATCCACCACGATGAAGATGCTGACCGGCTTTCTCGCGCCGACCTCCGGCACTGCCAGCATTCTCGGCCACGACATCCAGACTCAGAGATTGCAGGCCCAGCGACAGATCGGCTATCTGCCCGAGGGCGCCCCCTGTTATGGCGACATGACCGTTCGCAGCTTTCTCGAGTTCATCGCCGAGGTTCGTGGCTTTCGCGGTGCGGACAAGCGCCAGCGGGTCGAAGCCGCAGTGGCGCAGGTAGAGCTGGAGAATGTGCTGGGACAGTCCATCGAGACGCTGTCCAAAGGCTTCAAGCGCCGCGTCGGCCTAGCGCAGGCAATTCTGCATGACCCCAAGGTGCTGATTCTCGACGAGCCTACCGATGGCCTCGATCCGAACCAGAAGCATCAGGTGCGGCAGCTGATCCAGGGCCTGGCGCAGGACAAGATCGTCATCATTTCCACGCACATTCTCGAAGAGGTCAGCGCGGTGTGCACCCGCGCGGTGGTGATCGCCCACGGCAGGCTGGTGGCCGACGGCACGCCGCTGGAGCTGGAAAGCCGTTCGAAGTATCACCAGGCGGTCACGCTGGTCAGCGACGGCCCCTTGGATGATGTCGCCCTGGCCGCGCTGCCGGGTGTCGCCGGGGTCGAGCGCAACGAGCGCGAGCACAGCCTGACGGTGCTGGCGCAGCCGGGGCAGGTGATCTTTCCGCAGGTCAACGCGCTGATCACTCAGCAGGGTTGGGTGGTGAGGGAGCTGGACGTCGAGCGCGGCCGGTTGGATGAGGTGTTCCGTAACCTGACCCGTGGGGAGTCGCTATGA
- a CDS encoding GldG family protein, with protein sequence MKRLIYSGAGLLLIALAFLAFNGLSGTLLTNARLDLTEQKLYTISEGTERILDGLQTPIELHFFYSDETAKDLVALRNYARRVEEMLKAYQRASGGKLKLHVIDPQPFSEEEDRAAEFGLQAVPLNQGGDKVYFGLAGTNAEGGTQIIPFFPLDQEEFLEYEISRLVQSLAAGELPVVGVLSGLQLTGGFDMRTQQATPPWMVLEEVRQLFHIESLRRDVDLIPTNVSVLLLIHPKDLPEQTLYAIDQFVLRGGKLLVFLDPHSEADPGMGIGPGEFGEERASDLEPLFKAWGVRMVPQRALADGAYAMSVGMGAERHPVRHAGWLSLPRSALDQDDVTTAALENITVASAGILEPLEDATTRFTPLFSSSEYSMPVEAERFATLDNPETLLLGLEPTGERYTLAARIQGPAKTAFPDGIEGREKGIQESQNINVIAVADTDMLSDRMWVQVQDFFGQRIPQPWADNGAFVINALDNLSGTDALISVRSRGRFTRPFVVVEALQRQAENRFREKEEVLQQRLADTEQKLAELQSPDPEQALELTAEQEQALRQFMQEKVRIRKELREVRYQLNADIEALGRTLKFANIALVPLVLTLGVLALWLWRRRRSA encoded by the coding sequence ATGAAACGACTCATCTATTCCGGTGCCGGGCTGCTGCTGATCGCGCTGGCCTTCCTGGCGTTCAACGGTCTTTCCGGCACGCTTCTGACCAATGCCCGGCTCGATCTGACCGAGCAGAAGCTCTACACCATCTCCGAGGGGACCGAGCGCATTCTCGATGGCTTGCAGACGCCTATCGAACTGCACTTCTTCTATTCGGACGAGACCGCCAAGGACCTGGTAGCGCTGCGTAACTACGCGCGTCGTGTCGAGGAGATGCTCAAGGCCTATCAGCGTGCTTCCGGCGGCAAGCTCAAGCTGCACGTGATCGACCCGCAACCGTTTTCCGAGGAGGAGGACCGCGCGGCCGAGTTTGGTCTGCAGGCGGTACCGCTCAACCAGGGCGGCGACAAGGTCTACTTCGGTCTGGCTGGAACCAACGCCGAGGGCGGCACGCAGATCATCCCGTTCTTCCCGCTGGATCAGGAGGAGTTCCTCGAATACGAAATCAGCCGCTTGGTGCAGAGCCTGGCAGCCGGTGAACTGCCGGTGGTCGGTGTGCTGTCCGGATTGCAGCTGACCGGTGGCTTCGACATGCGCACACAACAGGCGACGCCGCCGTGGATGGTGCTGGAGGAGGTCCGCCAGCTGTTCCATATCGAGAGCCTGCGTCGTGATGTGGACCTGATCCCGACCAACGTATCGGTGCTGCTGCTGATTCATCCGAAGGATCTCCCGGAGCAGACGCTATACGCCATCGACCAGTTCGTCCTGCGTGGCGGCAAGCTGCTGGTGTTCCTCGATCCGCATAGCGAAGCGGACCCGGGCATGGGCATCGGCCCGGGCGAGTTCGGCGAGGAGCGTGCCTCGGACCTCGAGCCGCTGTTCAAGGCCTGGGGCGTGCGCATGGTGCCGCAGCGCGCATTGGCCGACGGGGCCTATGCCATGTCGGTGGGCATGGGCGCGGAACGCCATCCGGTGCGCCATGCGGGCTGGTTGAGCCTGCCGCGCAGCGCGCTGGACCAGGATGACGTGACCACCGCGGCGTTGGAGAACATCACCGTGGCCAGCGCCGGCATTCTCGAGCCACTGGAAGATGCGACGACGCGTTTCACGCCGCTGTTCAGCAGTTCCGAGTACAGCATGCCGGTCGAGGCCGAGCGCTTTGCCACGCTGGACAACCCGGAAACCCTGCTGCTCGGTCTGGAGCCGACCGGCGAGCGCTATACCCTGGCGGCACGCATCCAGGGCCCGGCGAAGACAGCGTTCCCTGACGGCATTGAGGGTCGGGAGAAGGGCATTCAGGAGAGCCAGAACATCAATGTCATCGCGGTGGCCGACACCGATATGTTGAGTGATCGGATGTGGGTGCAGGTGCAGGACTTCTTCGGTCAGCGCATCCCGCAGCCCTGGGCCGACAACGGGGCCTTCGTGATCAACGCGCTGGACAATCTGTCCGGCACCGATGCGCTGATCAGCGTGCGCTCTCGCGGTCGCTTCACCCGCCCGTTCGTGGTGGTGGAGGCCTTGCAGCGTCAGGCCGAGAACCGCTTCCGCGAGAAGGAAGAGGTCCTGCAGCAACGCCTGGCCGATACCGAGCAGAAGCTTGCCGAGCTGCAGAGCCCGGACCCGGAGCAGGCGCTGGAACTGACCGCTGAGCAGGAGCAGGCGTTACGCCAGTTCATGCAGGAAAAGGTGCGTATCCGCAAGGAACTGCGCGAGGTGCGCTACCAGCTCAACGCCGACATCGAGGCGCTCGGGCGTACGCTCAAGTTCGCCAATATCGCTCTGGTGCCGTTGGTGCTGACGCTGGGCGTGCTGGCGTTGTGGCTGTGGCGCCGCCGGCGCAGCGCCTGA
- a CDS encoding ABC transporter permease subunit, with translation MTQLPVIFKRELGSYFATPLAYVFIVIFLVLSGVFTFYLGGFYERGQADLTPFFSFHTWLYLFLVPAIAMRLWAEERKSGSIELLMTLPITRFEAVGGKFLAAWVFAGIALLLTFPMVITVNYLGEPDNGVIVAGYLGSWLLAGAFLAIGSCMSALAKNQVIAFILSVAVCFLFIVSGLPMVLDALAWAPQWLIDAVASLSFLIRFDSISKGVIDLRDLLYFVTLIVAWLAATAVVVDLKKAA, from the coding sequence ATGACCCAGTTGCCGGTTATCTTCAAGCGTGAGTTGGGCAGCTACTTCGCCACCCCGCTCGCCTATGTATTCATCGTCATCTTTCTGGTGCTGTCCGGGGTCTTCACCTTCTACCTGGGCGGCTTCTACGAGCGCGGCCAGGCTGATCTGACGCCATTCTTCAGCTTCCATACCTGGCTCTATCTGTTCCTGGTGCCGGCGATCGCCATGCGCCTGTGGGCAGAGGAGCGCAAGTCGGGCTCCATCGAATTGCTGATGACCTTGCCGATCACCCGTTTCGAAGCGGTTGGCGGCAAGTTCCTCGCTGCCTGGGTGTTCGCCGGGATCGCCTTGCTGCTGACGTTTCCGATGGTCATCACCGTCAACTACCTGGGCGAGCCGGACAACGGCGTGATCGTCGCCGGCTACCTCGGCAGCTGGCTGCTGGCCGGTGCCTTTCTGGCGATCGGTTCCTGCATGTCGGCGCTGGCGAAGAATCAGGTGATCGCCTTCATCCTCTCGGTAGCGGTGTGCTTCCTGTTTATCGTCAGCGGCCTGCCGATGGTGCTCGATGCGCTTGCCTGGGCCCCGCAGTGGCTGATCGATGCGGTGGCTTCGCTGAGCTTCCTGATCCGTTTCGATTCCATCAGCAAGGGTGTGATCGACCTGCGTGACCTGCTGTATTTCGTCACGCTGATCGTCGCCTGGCTGGCGGCCACTGCGGTGGTCGTCGATCTGAAGAAAGCCGCCTGA
- a CDS encoding putative RNA methyltransferase, with protein MLICPICQAPLSALDNGVACPANHRFDRARQGYLNLLPVQHKNSRDPGDNQAMVEARRRFLDGGHYAPLARRLAGLAAERAPQRWLDIGCGEGYYTAQIADALPHADGYALDISREAIKRACKRAPQLEWLVASMARVPLADASCDLLASVFSPLDWQEARRLLTPGGGLLRMGPTREHLWELRARLYDEVRDYDDEKHLSLIPEGMRLAHSETLSYELQLDDAQARADLLAMTPHGWRASAERRAAVIESHLSVRVAIRYDWIERTS; from the coding sequence ATGCTGATCTGCCCGATCTGCCAGGCGCCGTTGAGTGCGCTCGACAACGGTGTAGCCTGCCCGGCCAACCACCGTTTCGACCGCGCGCGCCAGGGTTACCTGAACCTGCTCCCAGTGCAGCACAAGAACAGCCGCGACCCCGGCGACAACCAGGCCATGGTCGAAGCACGGCGACGCTTTCTCGACGGCGGCCACTACGCGCCGCTGGCCCGGCGCTTGGCCGGACTGGCCGCCGAGCGAGCACCGCAACGCTGGCTGGATATCGGCTGTGGCGAGGGCTACTACACCGCGCAAATCGCCGACGCATTGCCGCACGCGGACGGCTATGCCCTGGACATCTCTCGCGAGGCGATCAAGCGCGCCTGCAAGCGGGCGCCACAGCTGGAATGGCTGGTCGCGAGCATGGCCCGGGTGCCGTTGGCCGATGCCAGTTGCGATCTGCTGGCCAGCGTGTTCAGCCCGCTGGACTGGCAGGAAGCGCGACGCCTGCTCACGCCCGGCGGCGGACTGCTGCGCATGGGGCCGACCCGCGAGCATCTGTGGGAGCTGCGCGCGCGGCTCTACGACGAGGTGCGCGACTACGATGACGAGAAGCACCTGTCGCTGATTCCCGAAGGCATGCGCCTGGCCCATAGCGAAACCCTCAGCTACGAGCTGCAACTGGACGATGCCCAAGCCCGTGCCGACCTGCTGGCGATGACCCCGCATGGCTGGCGCGCCAGCGCCGAACGCCGTGCGGCGGTGATCGAAAGTCACCTCAGCGTGCGGGTTGCGATACGCTACGACTGGATCGAACGCACGTCCTAG